A region from the Zonotrichia leucophrys gambelii isolate GWCS_2022_RI chromosome 21, RI_Zleu_2.0, whole genome shotgun sequence genome encodes:
- the RAP1GAP gene encoding rap1 GTPase-activating protein 1 — MAQQRHAIPPPLKTEEDYIPYPSVHEVLGREGPFPLILLPQFGGYWIEGTNHQLSGAPDSPPTPVPGTRAKLEGNHTAKIYRKHFLGKEHFNYYSLDPALGHLVFSLKYDEQEQLHLLLRTRARTLHDVVPISCLAEFPNVVQMAKLVCEDVNVDRFYPVLYPKASRLILAFDEHVLSNHFKFGVIYQKLGQTSEEELFGTTEESPAFAEFLDVLGQRVQLRDFKGFRGGLDVTHGQTGSESVYCHFRDKEIMFHVSTKLPYTEGDAQQLQRKRHIGNDIVAIVFQDENTPFVPDMIASNFLHAFVVVQLEQGGAQGTLYKVSVTARDDVPFFGPPLPDPAVFRKGPEFQEFLLTKLINAEYACYRAEKFAKLEERTRAALLETLHEELQARSQAMLGLSPDDERPDNGGAAPGFFESFKSLLVPGSRRGRRGSAIGLGSVEEALLVPGKSPSRRRPGPLGSRRSSAIGIESIQEAPAGRDGPAAADGSSSTHSSPESRRNPDRAEKPEPPDFSRSSSSASSFGSAAEEPGEPGRESRSPSGSHRDAFTDTPWPDEPPGTPPGRRPPDSPCPEIKIQLEQPPQNPGS, encoded by the exons atggcCCAGCAGCGCCATGCCATCCCCCCGCCTCTCAAG ACGGAGGAGGATTACATCCCCTACCCCAGCGTGCACGAG GTGCTGGGCCGGGAGGGGCCGTTCCCCCTCATCCTCCTGCCGCAGTTCGGGGGTTACTGGATTGAGGGCACCAACCACCAGCTGAGCGGGGCCCCCGACTCGCCCCCCACGCCCGTGCCCGGCACCCGGGCAAAGCTGGAGGGCAACCACACGGCCAAGATCTACCGCAAGCACTTCCTGGGCAAG GAGCATTTCAACTACTACTCCCTGGACCCGGCGCTGGGACACCTGGTGTTCTCGCTCAAGTACGacgagcaggagcagctccacctgctgctgcg CACCCGTGCCCGCACCCTGCACGATGTGGTGCCCATCTCCTGCCTGGCCGAGTTCCCCAACGTGGTGCAGATGGCCAAG ctggTGTGCGAGGACGTCAACGTGGATCGCTTCTACCCCGTGCTCTATCCCAAG GCATCCCGCCTCATCCTCGCCTTCGATGAGCACGTGCTCAGCAACCACTTCAAATTTGGGGTCATCTACCAAAAACTGGGGCAG ACCTCCGAGGAGGAGCTTTTCGGCACCACGGAGGAGAGCCCGGCCTTCGCCGAGTTCCTGGACGTGCTGGGCCAGCGGGTGCAGCTGCGGGACTTCAAGGG GTTCCGAGGGGGGCTGGATGTGACCCACGGGCAGACGGGCAGCGAGTCCGTCTATTGCCACTTCCGTGACAAGGAGATCATGTTCCACGTCTCCACCAAGCTGCCCTACACCGAGGGGGACGCCCAGCAG ctgcagcgGAAGCGCCACATCGGCAACGACATCGTGGCCATCGTCTTCCAGGACGAGAACACCCCGTTCGTCCCCGACATGATCGCCTCCAACTTCCTGCACGCCTTCGTGgtggtgcagctggagcagggcggCGCCCAGGGCACCCTCTACAAG GTCTCCGTCACCGCCCGTGACGATGTGCCCTTCTTCGGCCCGCCGCTGCCCGACCCCGCTGTCTTCAGGAAG GGCCCCGAGTTCCAGGAGTTCCTGCTGACCAAGCTCATCAACGCCGAGTACGCCTGCTACCGCGCCGAGAAGTTCGCCAAGCTGGAG GAGCGGACGCGGGCGGCGCTGCTGGAGACGCTGCACGAGGAGCTGCAGGCGCGCAGCCAGGCcatgctggggctcagccccgACGATGAGCGCCCCGACAACGGCGGCGCCGCCCCGGGCTTCTTCGAGTCCTTCAAG TCGCTGCTGGTGCCCGGGAGCCGTCGGGGACGCCGCGGCAGCGCCATCGGGCTGGGCTCGGTGGAAGAG GCGCTGCTGGTGCCCGGGAAGAGCCCGTCACGGCGGCGGCCCGGCCCCCTCGGCTCCCGCCGCTCCAGCGCCATCGGCATCGAGAGCATCCAGGAGGCGCCGGCCGGCAG GGACGGCCCCGCAGCCGCCGACGGCTCCAGCTCCACACACAGCTCCCCCGAGAGCCGCCGGAACCCCGACAG GGCCGAGAAGCCGGAGCCGCCGGATTTCTCCCGCTCCTCCTCCAGCGCCAGCAGCTTCGGCAGCGCCGCGGAGGAGCCCGGCGAGCCGGGACGG GAGAGCCGCTCGCCCTCGGGGAGCCACCGCGACGCCTTCACGGACACCCCCTGGCCGGATgagccccccgggacccccccag GCCGCCGCCCGCCTGACTCCCCCTGCCCTGAGATCAaaatccagctggagcagccccccCAGAACCCG GGCTCATAG